Below is a genomic region from Anabas testudineus chromosome 13, fAnaTes1.2, whole genome shotgun sequence.
GCAGGAGGATTATGGCTACAAATATGAGTATGGCATActaagcaaaaacaaaaatcattcaGTTAGGCTCAGTGATTTTCAGGAATTATTTCTTgactgtttgtcattttgttatgttgtgtacctgtctcctctctttgtaatgtctgaattaattttttttgtctctttccaggATCTTCTCACAAGACACAAGCTACTGAGTGCAGAGTTTCTGGAGCAACATTATGACAGAGTAGGTCCAAGCTTAGCTAAAACCCAGTCTTTAATAAAGAATTGTTTTGCTTAAAGtgacagaaaagataaaaactgGCAAATTTgttatggttttattatttcacaaacaAAATTATTCTGGTGTAATATTCCGTTATTTTTACAACAAATGAGTAGAGCAAAGACAATCAGCAGTTTTTCATTGGTCTGGTTTTTTTCGTTATGCCAGAGCCTTTCTTTGCAATGTGTTAATACTCGAGATGAGCTCAATCATTTTCTTTTGACCACTTCCAAGTACATGAAAACTGTGGCAGTCTGAGTGCTTGGTAATGTCGTTCCTAACAACATCAAACCAGCCATTTGGGCCATCATTTGCAGGCTGTGAACACAAAGTAGCTGTCAGCCTGtgtgagaaaatgtttcattttcctgtcattgtgttttcataCAAGGCACAGATGCAATTGTGAAACCCACTGCTTGACACATTTAGATAACTCTTGCTCCCGaccacttcttttttttcccctctgtctctcactacctctttctctcttttctagTTCTTTAGTGAATATGAGAAGTTACTTCACTCGGAAAACTATGTTACTAAAAGGCAGTCCCTCAAGGTAAGGAAACTGGGTTTGTGTCAGCAAACATGTCTCATGTGATGGAGCTATTTAAAGGTGGGGTCTGTTTGGAGTTTTGGGTTTCTCTAAACATCTCCATCGCATTGTCATGAGTGCCATCTAGTGGCGAAACTAAaaaagtgacacattttaaagctgctttaatatcaaatgttttcttcaattgccttatatttttacattcaatGACGCCTTTCTCTATATGTGAATagtaacatttttttaatctttattccAATGcttaaaaaagattaaaaactgcACATTACATTTATGTTGAGTTACAGATATTTACTATTACACAGCTAAATAActtaatgcttttattattatattcattatAAACATCATTAAGCTtattcagtttgtcagttttcaACTGTCTATCTTTATAATGAATTACATACCAACTGCTatctatttctgtttctcactCTGATATGATCTAGTTACTGGGAGAGTTGCTTCTTGACCGGCACAATTTCACCATAATGACAAAATACATCAGCAAGCCAGAGAATCTCAAACTAATGATGAATCTGCTACGGGACAAGAGCCGCAACATCCAGTTCGAGGCGTTCCATGTTTTTAAGGTAAAAATGAGAGTACAATGTGTAAGGTCTTAGACAAATTCATCAAAAAGTGAGGTGCTGAGAGACAAAGGGAAATTAGGACTACTAATTTCTGAAGtactggttggggtgagtggaaagagtagagagaaataaacagcaggaaataaacaacaacaagcaacaaaaacattaaactggTCGGTAgtaccagtaactgcactctggagatttACTGCTCCCGGaccgaggatacctgcagaggagaacagagggagggagacagagaggaggaagcacaactacgggagagagaatggatagatgagaggagaggagctcagtgtattcTACAGCAGaataatctatagcagcataactaaaagATGGTCCAGAGACACCTGAGCCATATCTAActataacatttattaaaaaggacatttttaaGACTAGTCTTAAATATACAGAGGGTGTttgcctcccaaacctgaacttgGAGCTGGTCCTGCAgaagaggagcttgatagctaaaggatgtgttctgctgggaaattGTGGAACTAAAAGATCTTTGAGATATGATGGAGATTTgttattaagtgctttatagaggagaggagaggagaaatgttttcaggaactctattctggattttacagggagctaaTGAAGAAAAGCTAATTTAGGAGAaatctcttgctaattccagtcagaactctgtctgcaacattttggattaactgaaAGCCTTTTAAGGaattattgggacatcctaATAATAGTGAATTATAATAATCCAGTCTAAAAGTAACAAGTGCAAGATTATCCTAATTTTACCAATGTTCCTCATGTGGAAGAAGGCGAACTAGTTCTTTAAAAGCCCTCCAGTTAAGATCTTAGAAGTCAGTTATAGAGAAAAGTCCATTGTCGGACGACGAGACGATTGTTAGTGACCCTTACAGTGAATTGCAGCGTATTCTTGCACAGGTGGTCACctaattgctttgaaactactttttcaaggattttagagataaagggcaaattggatattggtctataattggctaaaaccccAGAGTCCAGAGCAGGTTTTTGAGTAGAGGTTCGACTACAGcattattgaaattaactcGGCACAATCTacagggaagaagcagtctaagtatgaGTGAGATCTTACtaatgaatctagagctgttgtacatgcaAAACCATCCATGCCAGTTGCAGAGAGGATCTGATCAAtcttttctctaatagttatgattttattagtaaagaaattaatgaaatcattactactgagagttaaggggatacttGGCTCGACAcagctatgactctttgtcagcctgacTACAGTCCTGAAAAGAAGCCTGGGGTTGTTCTaaataatatgtggttctagctttacagatggctttttatatattattgaactgtgtttccaggtgatGTCCGCGTTATGCTGCAGATTTGTAAACTGTACCATGGATTTAGCTTCATCTGATTCACTACATTCTTTTTCAGAAGGGCAATAGTTTTGAGTATTGTTAGTGAGGCTGCAACAAGATAGTTGACctgtgctggagtaacgttagATTAACTTAAAAAATGGTAGGATAAAAGAgttttttggggaaaaactattaaaaactactactaaaaactattaaatgatcaatttcaacaccgTATGTGAAAAGAAGATTATTGTTGTGATTAGAATAGTGAGTGGGTTAATGTACATTTTGAGTAAAgccaatggagtctaatagtgatgcagtgttgaggcagttatcatcaacatctacttggatgttaaagtcacccactataatgactttatctgcactaagaactaaattGGATAGAAAGTCTGAGGATTCAGTTAAAACTCAGAGTAAGTGACCTGAGTATGGTGCACAATAAGAaacagaactgttttttttacttttcagtgtGGATCAGAcaggctaagagtgaggctctcaaatgaattaaaaccatatttaggtctggggttgattaataagcttgagTGAAAGattgctgcttctcctccaccccgacctgtgcttctacgaacatgataattaatataatttggGGATGTTGAGTCATTCAGACGGAcatattcttcctgctgcagccaggtttcagtgtTCCTGCAGTTGTAAGCAGTAACATTATTCAACTTTAAGCTTCTATGTTTTTCATCCTGGTTATTCATGAAAAGTGACTGTTGCTTGTTTTCACAACTCTCCAATGTGGCATCAATAAAGACGGCTGCAGTCACTGTAAAATcagagaaaacatgaaagatgCTGTCAACATTAGAACGgtttatattttcatatctGTATTTTAAGATCCTTATGCTCTTCCGCAACTACCAGGTGTTTGTGGCCAACCCTAACAAGACTCAGCCCATACTGGACATCCTGCTGAAGAACCAGACCAAACTCATCGAGTTTCTCAGCAAGTTCCAGAACGATAGAACAGAGGATGAACAGTTCAACGATGAAAAGACTTACCTGGTCAAACAGATCAGGGACCTCAAGAGGCCTGCCCCTCAGGAAGCCTGAGCAAGGTGCAGAGGTGGGAAGAGGAGCCACCAGGTTCGTGTCTGGACAACATCCAGGCAACATCTGCTTAATGGACCCATCAGCAGCTGTTGTTCTGGTTGCTGATCAAAAATTCAgaaaactaatgaaaatcaaatgAGAAACAAACATACCCATATCAACTCATCAGGAAGTTCGGTGAATAtttgatctttttcttttcagtctctCTTCCTTCAAAAGAagtaagagaaataaataagagaaataatagatgctgctgctttcttgCACATTGAGACATGTAAGGTATATTATGAAACAACAGTTCATCAAACATAGTGACACAAAATGTCAATGAAGTAAGGCAGACTTCCtgatagacacacacaccaaggaACAAAAATAGACAAGTGACAAGTTACATGCATATATATTACTGCAAGAATATCAGCTAAAACCTTGTGAAATGGTACGAGCAAGTTGAACATTGGTGTGTTTGGTGCATGCCTTCAAATGTGACAGATCCATGGCTGTAATCGGCGTCAGCTCTGTGATGGCCTGCCCAGTCTGGCTCCCTTTTTCAGTGCCACAGACTTGGACATGCACGTGCATCACAGCAACTGCTACAGTTCGCATCTATGCCTTCAtccataaaacaataaaacctttAACTGTAAAGCAGCCATGGTTCATTTTACCAATTTGCGGGGACAAGCTCTCAGTTGCCATCACAGAGAACCATTTACCTCGTGTGTGCTTTGTTACGATACGGCACTTGAAGCACatgaggaaagaagggagggacGCAAGGTATGAATTTGGTAAAGCATGAGATTTTGATCTCTAAGGTTTTATGGGACAGGGTGAACGTGTACatatgccttttttttctttttttttgctttgtagttttttttttttttttgttcaaccTTGACCTTGACATTTGGTTAAATGTAATCAATTACCTTCTAAATCATGAAAACAAGTTAAGTGACATTGTTTTTGCATTACGTTTTACTGCTGAAATGGTTGCTGGTGGGTTTCTCTGTACATAACTTAAAGGGCCAGCTCACATTTAGCTAACCTATAGGATATTAACAATTTGTACAGCAGAGGAATGTCATGGTATTAACTCTGGATCTGttaatcctctttttattcttcatcTACATTTTGAGTAGTTCTGTAAGTTTTCAGACTGCTGAAAACTTGCAGGAGTGTGAATAGTGCTAAAGGGGAGGGAGGGTACTGGGAGAGCatgaactgaaacattaaagCCTGTTTGGGTTGTGCACTTAGTGAGGTGCTGAGAGATCAGCATCACCTAACTGGAGTTGAGGTCTGATGAGTTTCTTTAACTTGTTTGTTTCCTCATTCTCACTACTTGGCTGGTGGCCTGAGAGTGCAGTGTGGCTCCACAGTGAGTGTGCTTCGGGGTGAGCTCATCACGATATTGGCAACATGGCACATCATTCTTACTTTACCCCTTGTCCTCGTTTTTGAGCTATTCTCTTCAGATGGTTTATAATTCCAGTACAATTGCGTGTAAAGCATTGTGGGTAGCAGAATACTTTGGGCCGTGTTGGATTGTCCTTGCAGTGCCATGTGATGAGACATATCTGTACATTCAAACAGGCAAATAAGAAACTATCTCAGTGAGGGCAACAGTACTACTAGTTTCTCCATTGAACATGCATGATCCTCCACTGGCTGTGCATGATGCTGTACTAAAGATATTGTACTggaattgtttcttttttccaagTGTTTAACAACATTGAAATGTCAAATTGAACTATTGGCTAGTGGGTGCTTTCAGAAGTGTCAAAGGCCTGGGCCCTACAATcgaaataaagaagaaaaacgtTGGAATAAAAAATCTTGTAATTTTCTTCCTGTGTACAGAAATCACACTGtatctgtaaaatgttaataataatgatggtATATAAATTTACATCAATTTATTACTATACTACAGCGGGAACTGTAGCCCAGGTAATTGCAATAGCACAATGTAAAATTACAAGCTGTGAACTTTATCCCCTGTGCACAGTCCATTGTACTCCcctgtgtttgaaaaaaaaacttcagccATTCACAACAAAAATGCAATTAGCTGTTTTTATGTTGCACAGTATATAAATGATTTCTTTCCTTATTAGAACCTGTAATTGAAGAAATCATTAAATTTGCAGTTGTTGAGAACTTGAgggcagcaaaaaaaaaaaaaaaaaagaagtgagtTAAACTTGACTGATGGAAATCTGCTTCTTTAGGGATGTTAATGTTAGTGTGTGCACAGGTTGCAGTGTTTTAGTACAACTTTCCCTCTTTTTGTTACTGTTCTTTCATTGCAGATAGAGAAGGGAACTTTTTACTAAAacattatttgatttaaattgtGGATAACTGTTTTGTAAACTAGTTTTATTAGTCTCAAAtacttatttaaatatgtttttgcacAGAACAAGGACTGGATGGGAAGCAATCTTCCAAAATATGAACAAAGGGAATGATTACAGCATGGAAAGCggtttaaaacatttgacaggTTGTCGTCAAACAATAGgaaatctgtgtttaaaatgaggGTATGAAAAGATGAAGGTTATTTTAGAATAAACtgttgataataaaaataaaaaaaacggTGCTGTACCCATTACACCGCAGCTGTAAGCAGAAAACAGCGGAGTGGTCCTTTAGCGGaagactataaaaaaaaaaagcacacttCCGGTggctgaagacaaaaacagaccGAGAGGCAGCCCAGCTGAGAGACGCGGGCGGTCCGTGGACGAGGTGACGGATTCGTTTCACATTTGATTAGAGAAGCACCTGCAGCAGCCGGACGGTGACACGGAGCCATGGTGAAGATCAGCTTCCAGTCTGTGGCGGGACAGAAAGTGGAAAAGGAGAATGATGGCGACAAGACCGAGATTCTCATCCCTCATCCCATGGTAAGAAATGCGTCgctcattgttgttgtttttttttttcttcttcttcttaatgaGACTTGTCACTGTTGTCTCTATAAGATACTTATGTGATGTGACGCCTGCGGTGGCCGGGCTCCCTGCCTGGTCTGCAGGGCACCGTGCACCTGCACAGCCATGAACAGCAggaggtgtttttttatttatttatttatttatttttttttttgacagcatCTATCGCCATTTGGTtggaaacaaaacatgtcattgGTGTGATGGTTTCCGCTGCGCCAGTGCGCCTTTTGCAGACTTGATGCAAATTACTACAATTTCCAAAtgcatgctgtttgttttggattACACTGAGGATTATAAGATAAAACCATTTcaaaaaaatatactgtatatttggtTTGTCATTGATAAATCGCATGCCCCCTAACGTTTTTTTCCTTAAATGCAGATTAAAATGAGCAACTCTttagctttattaaaaaaaaaagaacatataaTGGAAGAAATGCATAGTCTTTGGCTGACAAAATGGCAGATGGGTTGCTGTGGTTTGCAGTGCATGCAAGATTATCTTTCACTGTTCCAAAGGAGGCAGAGCAGTGGAGACCTCAACTTTACTGTAGCAGCATCCCAGCATCTCCTGAATCCTGATCAAAGATACATGACCACGTCCTGAAGGCGATGAACTGTATTCTAACATAGATAAAGCATCAGGCATGCATAAGTGAATATTTCCGAAGTGCAGGGCAGGAGTGGTTGTGTGACTTTGAAATCTGTTCATCCCAATGTATTGAAGAGGAGACTGACAGGCCTCATGGTGTGTCACGCTCTCAGCTGGTGTGAAAGAGCCTCTATCTCTCTCGGTGGGATAGAAGAACACAAAGAACTGAGTCTCACAGAACTGTGTGTTCGCACATACACAGTTGTCGCCTTGTCCTCGTGCATCCTCTGTCTCCAAATGCTTCAACAAAGAACAGtacaagaacagaaacaagaacATGTAATCCTGCATAGACTGCAGAGACACTGTCCTAACATTAGACACTGAAACACTTGGGGATATAATGCAAATATTGTGAAACTAAACACTGCTTTCaggctttttaaaatgacacaggtTTGTTCATCATTGTACTTTAAAGCTCCTTCTAAAAGCCATTTCCCATGCACACAGTAATTTCTTCTATGGCGCCACCTAAGAATAGCaaccttttgttgttgtttgttttttttagtttttacagaACCTGCTTTTCAAAAGATAATTTTACCTGCCACAGGCACTCTGCAGCACAGCTACAGTGAACAGCAGCCTCTCTTAGTCATTATTGTTGTAAATGGAAGCACACAGCGAGTGGCTACTATCAGTGTGTAGTGCCACCCTTCCAACACAGGTTGGGCGCGTGGCTATGGCAGATGGGATGCGAGACTGGAGGCGTCTGGGAAGATTACTCACCATCTCAGTCAAGTTTTCATTGCAGAGTGCTCCGTCATCTCTTCCTCTGGCCGAGCTCAGTGCTACTAATTCCTGTTTGATATGCGGCATTGCCATTTATGTGGGTTTCTATTTTAGTAGTTAATTTGGGTCATTTTCAGCTGTTCGTCACGGTGGAGATGAGTAAGCTGAAAGTGGCATTAAAGAAGCTTTCAAATGCTGTGCTGTGCCTTTCTTGAACTTTTAATGCAGaagttttgtatgtgtttttttttttttgtcccagGATGAGGAGGAGCTTGTCCTGCCGCTGCGGCCCAAGAAGTCTCCCCTCAATGGCTTATGCTGCTTGACGTTTGGCCTGGTTGTATTCATGGCCGGTCTGGTCCTTGCCTCAATCTATGTCTACCGATACTACTTTATACCTCATGTAAGACACCCCATTATAGTTATAGACGGTGCCAAATAGACCTCAAAATGGTCTTTGTATCACAATCAgtaattcataaataaaatccttgcttatgtatttaaattacTGTTGGCTAAGAAGGATACTTGACACAGACGTGTTTCTGAATATTGCAGCTGGTATGTTaatctaagtgtgtgtgtgtgtgtttgcgcgtGTCTACAGATCCCAGAGGAGAACCTTTTCCACTGCAGGGTGCTTTATGAAGACTCCATGTACGCCCCCCTGCGTGGGCGtcaggagctggaggaaaacGTTGGCATCTACTTGGCTGATAACTATGAGAAGATCACTGTGCCCGTGCCTCACTTTGGAGGCAGCGACCCTGCTGATATAATCCACGACTTCCACAGAGTGAGGACAAAGCCACGTTTGACATAACCTATTTcaatagagacacacacacacacaacaacaaaaggaaagaaaaatataaaaaagaccATCTTCAACAAAGGCTTGTTAACCATATACAACCAGTTCACGTGCTAACATTGGCTAATTGGCAACCAAAATATTGGACAGATCATGGTGTAGGGGAACCAGGTCTTTAGAGTTCATTTTATAAGAGgctgctttgtttattttccagGGACTGACCGCCTACCACGATATTGCACTGGACAAGTGTTATGTTATTGAGCTCAACACCACCATTGTCATGCCTCCGCGCAACCTTTGGGAGCTTCTCATCAACGTCAAGGTAACACAACTGCAATGACAGATAACTGAGTATCTTCACGGGTACCATTTCTTATTGAAGTCGTCTGAAGGAGTGCTGTATGGACTATTCTTAGTGCTAGTTGGTGACTGAACTAAGCCTGGAAGGCTCTGTGCTTCATTATGTTTTCTTGTTATAGACCATGCACAAGGTTTCACTGATTTTTGAAGTGTTGTAAAATGGAGGGGAAAGCTGAGGTAGGTAGTTTTCTGCTTCCCAGCTTGGCTGCTAG
It encodes:
- the itm2ca gene encoding integral membrane protein 2Ca, which produces MVKISFQSVAGQKVEKENDGDKTEILIPHPMDEEELVLPLRPKKSPLNGLCCLTFGLVVFMAGLVLASIYVYRYYFIPHIPEENLFHCRVLYEDSMYAPLRGRQELEENVGIYLADNYEKITVPVPHFGGSDPADIIHDFHRGLTAYHDIALDKCYVIELNTTIVMPPRNLWELLINVKKGTYLPQTYIIHEEMVVTGKVHNIHQLGPFIYRLCNGKDTYRLTRRVTHRRINKRDAKDCHHIRHFENTFVVETIICDEA